The genomic segment AAGGATCATTCCTGAGGTGGACAGTCCTACAATGGTCCCGTTCAATGAAAAGGATGTATCCATTTTACAATAAGGTGAAATGTCGCCAACAGAGACTTTTAACAAAAGATTATTAAAAAAAGATTGGGAATTCGGGTCACATGGGTTGGATATTTTTGGTTTCCCGCAGGAAATACAAATCCAAAGAAAGGAAATTAAGAAACTTAGGAAACGGGAGGTCACGGATTTAGAATATCCGATTTCCCTAATTTAGAGCAAGCGATAAATTAGATTTACATTGATTAGGCGGTATTTTCTAAAGTTTTCCTAAAAGAGAAAGTTTTGAAATGTGAGTGCATGTGGCTTTCCATTGATTTCCACCATTTCCATACTTAGATTTCCTTCTCTAACTTCCCCATTCCTTAACCTAAAGCGATGTTTAAACCCTGTTAGCTTTCCATCTGTTAAGAATTTTTTTCTAATTTCTGTACTGTCTGCATCATTAACATACATTTTTAAATCTAAACTCGTTTTCCCTATCACTTCTCTCTTTTCATATCCCACTAATTTTTCAAAGGAAGGATTTACGTTTACAAATCGGAATTGGTTACTAGTATCGTGTAACGACATAGCGATGGGACTTACAAAAAATGCTTTTTCGAATAGTTCTTGGGCTTCCGAATGTTTTTGATAACTTTCAAACAAACGAAGTGCCATTTTAATGGATGCGATTAATACTATTTCGCCAGATGTCTTCAAAATATAACCATAAGAAGTAATGGATTCTGTTCGCTCTATAATTTCTGTTTCTGTATGTGAAGATAAAAAAACCAGAGGGATTTTGTGTAATAAAAGTATTTCTTTTGCGGCCTCAGTTCCGTCCATTCCGGAACCCAAGTCAATGTCCATAAGGATGATATCGATTGGAAATAGTTTTTGACCAAGAAATATTATGGCAGCTTCACCAGTGGAAACATGGTGAACTACAAAACCCGCCGAATTTAATATCCGGATTTGCATCATTGCTAATACAGCTTGGTCTTCAACCAATAAAATGGCTCTTTGATTGGCAATCATGGTAGGGTGGCTCATTCGTTAATCATAGAAATATACATTCCTCAGAGAGGACAACTCATTATATTATTGATACTCAAACTCGTTCTAAATTTACATTGATAATCTGCATTCAAAGTCTTTTGAGACTTAGGAATTCTACGGATGGAAAAGAAATATAGATTTTTTATCGTCATACAGAACGTACATCGTGTTACAGTATAACGGTTAGATTTCGATTGGAATGAACAATCGTTAGAAAGCCAGAACGATGAGGAGACTAGGGAATGTCCGCAGAAACAAACGAAATCAGTCAATTTGAAAGATCTCTCTTTCGCAAAGGAATTTCATTGATTGTGTACACAAAGTACGGATTGAGTGCGATATTTCTTTTAGGGGTGGCCGCAAACTTCGCAACCAAAAGTTTTATACCAAATTTCATCGGTTCACTTATCTTTCTTTTGAATGGTCTCATCCCCGGATATTATTTAAGAAAAGAAAAAGAGATCACAAGAGCTTGGGCATTCACTATTATCTTCATTGATTTACTAATTTTAGTGAGTTTTTTTTACCTGGATATTTATAATAATTATACAAAAGGGGATGCAAGTAATACTGTTACAGCAGGTATATTTTATATAATTTTTGTTTTCATCGCAATATATTCCAGCTTTCTCTTCGAATCAAAGTTGGTGATGATTGTTGGAGTCATTTCCACATGTCTCTACATAGGCGGAATTTATTTATCAGCAAAACTTGGTTCTGCTTTAGTCGCAAAACCTTTTCCTGAAATGTTACGCGCAAACAATATCATAGTGGCAACCGAAGTTCAAAAAATCATTTTTTACTTCGGTGTTATTTTTAGTTTACGTTATGTAGTTGCTCTAATTCGAGAAATGCAATCCGACTTAAAAACTAAATTAAAAGAAACTTTAGAAAACCAAAACTTTATTACTGAAAAATCCAATCAAATGGGAAAATCAGCAAAAACACTTGCTACATCTGTTGAAACTTTACAATCCATGTCTGATGAACTCCACAACCAATCTCAAAACCAAGCTGCCTCTGTGGAAGAAATTTCAGCTTCAGTAGAAGAACTATCTTCTTCAGCAACAAGTTCTGCAAATTTGGTCGAAGACCAAGTAGCAAGAGTAAAGATAGTGGATCAAAATTTTTTATCCCTACAAAATATTAGCGAAAATGTAAAAGTCAAAACGACTCAAATTGCTAAAGACGTAAGTCTCTCTGCCGATTTTAGTAAAAAAGTAAAAACATCTTCTGAAGAGCTAAACAGTATTTATGCCGAATTAAATCAGGCCTTCTCCAAAGTAGAAGAAATCAACCAAATGATGTCAGAAATTGCTGATCAGACCAACTTACTCGCATTAAATGCATCGATTGAAGCGGCTCGAGCTGGCGAACATGGACGTGGATTTGCCGTTGTAGCTCAAGAAGTTGCAAAACTAGCAGAACGTTCTCAATCCAATGCAGGTACCATTGCAAAAATAGTGAAGGAAGCGGGCCTAAAAATTAACGAAGGCACAAGATACTCCAAAGAAGTAAAAACCCAAGTGGAAAGCCAAAACCAAGAACTTCTCAGAATCGAAAACGAAATTTTGAGTTTGGAAGGACATGTCAGCGAACAAGAAAATTTGAATACAAAACTCAGAGTTACCTTTTCGGAACTCCATGTATTGTCTGAACAAATTGGAGTGATTGCACAGGAACAAATGTCAGGTAGTAAAGAAATCAGTCATGCCATTACCGTCATTGATGAAACCACACAAAAACTGGCGGACTCTGTCGAACTCCTATATGAAGAGATCAATGCCATCCACACACAGTCCAAACAGCTAACAGCGACCTAAGGGATTTCCCCCTGCTCTGAACGGAGTTTTAGAACTAAAACCTGTCTTTACAACAGGGGGCTTACCTAGGATTTTGGGAAATCGTGGGAAATAAATTGATTAACCTTAGCCTGCCATGTTAAAACCCAATGCAACCGGTCGTCCCGGACAAAGAATCGAAGATACTATTACGGCAATTTTGGAGGAGGATCCAAACCAAGAAGAACTCCTACTTCAAAAAATTAAAGAAGGTCAAATTCATCATCTCGAGGATGGACAAATTTTTTCCGCAATCTTAAAAGTTCTAACATCAGTGGAAATCTGCGAACAGGATTCTGAGTCCATTTGGAATGAAATTATAAAAAATAAAAATCAACTATCACAGTGTATGAATCGTGAGGTGGGATTTCGTGTCGCTATGTTTGATTATTTTACAAACATCAATCAAAAAATCAAAAATCCGAAAGTCATCGATATGAAACTCTTTGCTGATACCGAAAAACTAATCTTAGTTGATGAACTCACAAGATTATACAATCGCAGACATTTCGAAACTGCCCTAGTTCGTGAATTCAAACAATCCACAAGATACAATCAGAACTTATCTCTTCTTATCATAGACATCGACGATTTCAAAAAAATCAATGATACTTATGGTCACACCACCGGTGACGAAGTCCTTACTAAGGTTGCTAAACAAATCACATCATTTTTACGTATGGAAGACACAGCTTGCCGAATTGGTGGAGAAGAATTTGCAGTTATTTTTCCACAGACCAATGAAGAACAAGCAATGATTGCATCTGAAAAACTACTGGAAGCTTGCCGGACCATTCAACTGAGTGGAAAGTCAGTTACTTTTAGTGGTGGAATTGTATCCTACCCTGAAAAAGTCAAATCCTGTGA from the Leptospira terpstrae serovar Hualin str. LT 11-33 = ATCC 700639 genome contains:
- a CDS encoding response regulator, yielding MSHPTMIANQRAILLVEDQAVLAMMQIRILNSAGFVVHHVSTGEAAIIFLGQKLFPIDIILMDIDLGSGMDGTEAAKEILLLHKIPLVFLSSHTETEIIERTESITSYGYILKTSGEIVLIASIKMALRLFESYQKHSEAQELFEKAFFVSPIAMSLHDTSNQFRFVNVNPSFEKLVGYEKREVIGKTSLDLKMYVNDADSTEIRKKFLTDGKLTGFKHRFRLRNGEVREGNLSMEMVEINGKPHALTFQNFLF
- a CDS encoding diguanylate cyclase, which gives rise to MLKPNATGRPGQRIEDTITAILEEDPNQEELLLQKIKEGQIHHLEDGQIFSAILKVLTSVEICEQDSESIWNEIIKNKNQLSQCMNREVGFRVAMFDYFTNINQKIKNPKVIDMKLFADTEKLILVDELTRLYNRRHFETALVREFKQSTRYNQNLSLLIIDIDDFKKINDTYGHTTGDEVLTKVAKQITSFLRMEDTACRIGGEEFAVIFPQTNEEQAMIASEKLLEACRTIQLSGKSVTFSGGIVSYPEKVKSCEDMYDLADRALYTAKYSGKNQIVAYSNEKRSSLRFDANLELLFILPDKTLKTISKNISVTGIAFDTEDDITLNESFDVKLRESDSHQEINAKIKVVRKEEVGFHKYHMGAEFLELSSEDQSKLSDLYTLHRYKSKMSTSVV
- a CDS encoding methyl-accepting chemotaxis protein is translated as MSAETNEISQFERSLFRKGISLIVYTKYGLSAIFLLGVAANFATKSFIPNFIGSLIFLLNGLIPGYYLRKEKEITRAWAFTIIFIDLLILVSFFYLDIYNNYTKGDASNTVTAGIFYIIFVFIAIYSSFLFESKLVMIVGVISTCLYIGGIYLSAKLGSALVAKPFPEMLRANNIIVATEVQKIIFYFGVIFSLRYVVALIREMQSDLKTKLKETLENQNFITEKSNQMGKSAKTLATSVETLQSMSDELHNQSQNQAASVEEISASVEELSSSATSSANLVEDQVARVKIVDQNFLSLQNISENVKVKTTQIAKDVSLSADFSKKVKTSSEELNSIYAELNQAFSKVEEINQMMSEIADQTNLLALNASIEAARAGEHGRGFAVVAQEVAKLAERSQSNAGTIAKIVKEAGLKINEGTRYSKEVKTQVESQNQELLRIENEILSLEGHVSEQENLNTKLRVTFSELHVLSEQIGVIAQEQMSGSKEISHAITVIDETTQKLADSVELLYEEINAIHTQSKQLTAT